The genomic stretch TTTATGGGAGAGATTGTTGGATCTAAAGGAGACGTTTTCGGATGGGGAGTGGTTGATGGGTGGGGATTTTAATGCCATTAAACACCGTAGCGAAAGGAAAGGGAGGAGCATGTTTGTTAATGATAGTGAGAGCTCTTTATTTGCGGATTTTATAGGTGAATATGGTTTGGTGGATGTTCCTTGCAAAGGAAAGAAATTTTCTTGGTATAGCGGAGATGGTAGATCTATGAGCCGGATTGATCGTTTTATCTTATCGGACGTGATTGTGAATAGATGGAATGTCATAGGTCAATTGATAGGTGATAGAGACATTTCGGATCATTGTCCGATTTGGCTTGTTTTGGATGGTAATAATTGGGGCCCTAAACCATTCAAGTTCAACAACGAATGGTTTTCCTTCAATTCTTTCATCCCGTTCGTTGAAAAGAAGTGGAGAGAGATGGTGGTGGAAGGGAGAGGAGATTTTTTCCTAAAAGAAAAACTTAGAATTCTTATAGATAGATTAAGATGGTGGAACAAAGTTGTGTTCGGAAAGGTAGATTTGGAGGTGGAGGATAAAGTGAGACTTATTAATGAAGGTGATGTGTGCTTGGAAcaagaaaatggtgattttgaTTCTATAGTCTTTTTCAATCGTAAGGAGGCAACGAAGAGCTTTTGGATGAATTTGAGAATTAAGGAGAGTATGCTTGCtctaaaatctaatgttaaatgGCTCAATGGGGGGGATAGTAATAGTAGGTTTTTTCATAAAGCtatgtgtcgctaccgcgaaaaaatgaacaggagtcaccaccaatatatttatcccataagggaaaggaataccagataacctaactcagaacaagaacaaggtctttcgaccagagaacagggcacgggagtcggttacgcaaggggaaggtgctagcacccctcacgcccatcgtactcgatggtatccacctatgtttgtttctatctaaagggtgtctaatgtctaaaacctaaatgcgaatgaatgcaaaagaaatacggggaaaagaagaaattatttacaactgtgctcgcttaggccccgcgacccaatgcctacgtatccctttcaggaatcagagcgtcgtagttcggctcaagattttctatgttttggtgttttttaggtgaacataGGTTAAAGttgcactccacgatgctcgacctttggagacttacacgcctaattatggaatggattcaacatgttcttaagaatgccacgagggcgagagacagaagagagtttgagcgtttcgagggaatcccttaagcaagggaagctcgagttactctttggtttgtattttttagatattgggaacttacgctcggatggttcccttaagcaagggagatccaagcactcgaatgattcccttaagcaagggagattcaagcttccatcccctatttaatgattttcacttttttttattaatgttttttaagtgttttctttgtattttttaaaggggtttTATTTTGAGTAATTATTaggtgttttagtgttgtaaaagaaaaaaagaatgagaaaaaaggggggactaacctaatttctaagcctagagtCATCATTTGAAAGGGAAATTCTAAGTCTAAACTATACTAAGCAAGTCTAAAAAATATACACAAACAATATCAACTAAAGGAATTAAAGTCCAATTAAAAGTCAAGAattaaaatttacaaagaaacAAAATCTAATTATATACATGTTACTTGAACTCACACAACAAAATCGAAATTAAAATTCTAATCCTAAGTCAATTAACAATTTGTTTACAAAAGGAATTAAAACCAAAAAGGCATTTACATGTGTGAACAATATGATTTATTAAAGCTAATAAGAGAATTaggaaaaaaatcacaaaaacattaACAAAATCTACACATCCTAAAATATCTAAAAGCATTTTTATGTATTTTCCATTTGAATTAAAAGGAATTATGAgttaaaagtaaaaagaaaacaaaattaaaataaaaactattttctaACAGGCAGGGGGTGCAAAAGTATTTTCAGAATGTACTAAAATCAATTAGAATGGCAAACATGAGTCTGAACGAGGGGGTGGTAAAAGCCAGGGCGCTAAGGCCCAGTCCAAGCAAACGGTGGTACGTTAGTGAAACAAGGGTGCAGTCCAGAAAATAGCATGGCCCAAAGCGCAATAGGGCCCATCCTTACCACAATTGATTCATTTcactttttattccatttttattCCGGATTCAATTATTGCATTATGGATATATTTATTACCTATGGTTCTACATTAGAATAACGTGACATGAAAGTATATCAATGGGGCAAGCAATCACTTAAGTCACGTAAAGACAAAATACCATTTCAGCCAATTAGAGTCCAACGCGTCACTTTCCAATCATTGCAGTAAAGACAAAATGCAAGAGAATGGGAAAAAGAACCATCACATGTGCACCACGTATGCAGACTGAGGggaaatatataaaacaaactcAGACACCGGAACCActgttccggtcgtcttctccggtagCTAGCCGCGCCAGACACTCAAGAACAAGCCCAGAACTGAAAAGTGACGACACTGTTCCGCTCGGTTTTTCGCATAGAATACGAATCCGGCCTTATTTTTGTCTAAATCTCGCTCTAACATGATAACCGAAGCGAATCCTAAATCCCTAACTTGCTTAAATCTTCTTCAAAACGCCTACTACTATCACCGATCGATAAGACTTTATACACAGAGTACGAATGTAATAATAAACGCAACCGAACACATGCTAACGTCATTCATTTATAACACCAAGAATCACCGAAGATCTACCATATGCGACATGCTACTTGAACATAATGTGATGCTTTGCTACCATATGATTCTACAATGCAAAAGGAAGATGAAGATTTACCTGAAACGGATCTTGAGAAACCTTCGGAGTTCTTCCACTCCTTATGCCTAGTTCTTGGATGCGGTAATGGTGGTAAGCTCCAACACTTGTTCTGATGATGTGTAGATGATGATGATTCTGACGTTGCGAGAGAAAAGAGCTTCGGAACCTTGACTTTGAGGATAACTCAAAGACGATGATAATCAGTAGGTAATGACGGATGATGGAGGTTGAAGGTGTTGATGGAGGCTTGTGGTGGTTGAAGGCGGAGAGAAAAGAAGATAGGAGTGATGAAGTGTGGTGGCCGGAGTTAGTTAGTGTAGTCGGTTACAGCGGCCGGAGTTGGTTACGGTGAGAGAGGGGAGAGAGTGATGAGAGAATAGGGAAGAGAGAATGAGAGGGAAACTGGAAAAAATGAAAGCGTGAAGCTGGAAAAGAAAAGAGAGTTCCAGCGTGAGAGTGTGTTGTGTGAGGTGATGGCTTTATatagagtgagagagagagtgtgCGTTTTTAGGCATGATCAATGTGGGGCATCTTTCTAAACTTAATGACCAAGGTTTGCAAATATGGAAAGTTTTCAAGGCCCTTTCTCATGTTGCAGGATTTGCAGGGCAATTTGAAGAAAAGAAGTAGTGCCACCACAAACTAATGCGTGCCTGACTGCAGACTCGCTTTTGTCCATGATACACATTTTGCATGCTTGTATCCTTAGCCTTAGATCCCTATTAATGTCAAATTCGTGGCCATTGTGAAGGTCTTGTGGAGTAGAAGAGGTTCTGTGTTGGACACTCTTTAAGATAAGCCTTGCATGCCTCTCAAAATTATGCTTGAACATGATAGTGCACAACTGCAAAACAGACACGCGCGTGACCTAAGACTTAGCCTCATGTCCATGGCATACAAATGGTCTCACGAAGGCACCACATTGATTGTCTCTATGTTGACATATATGGGTCCAATTGCTGCAAATTTAGGCTTATTAGAAAGATGACATAGCAAGGATGCGTTTGGCACTGGGATTGGCTCCATATAATGTTTGTGCCTCTCTAAAACTAGCTTTGAATTCAGTGCGCCATGTGTTCGATGAAAAGACTGCGTATGGCATGGACTCTGACCCTTGTCCTTGGCAGCGTAGGACTTAGTGAAGGGAGGACTTTGAACCTttacatcttgatcaatacataTTCAATCAACACAATCCATAGCCCATTTAGAATAGGACATGGCAAGGGAGAGATAGGCCCCAAGAACGCCTTCAAAAGATCTCTAGGATTTTCTGAAACTCAGTTGGAAAatggcacgccacgtgcttgTTTAAATGCTCGCGCTGGCGAGAAATCTTGTCTGGCAGCTTGACTTGATTCAGTTTGAATCTTTAATCTTCCAGATCTTATAACTCAAATTCTAGGCCTCGAATGAATAAAACCCCAACTGCAAAGTTTGAGAGGGCTATGAGAGGAATACTTTTGATGTTGACATTTTTCTGAAATTATGCTCAGATCCACGTGTAAACCAGCCCTGAAGTCAGCTTTCCAATCAATTTCCAATCCTCTAAAAAAATCCTAAGTGTGAAATTTTCTATTTATGGCAAGTTCcattttcaactaactttccatttttggcaactttgacaaacctttgattttttttttgactttCTTGACCAATTTTCACCAAAGTCcacatttgacagttgactttgactttgaccgaAAGGTCAACTTTTcccgatttttctgattcagatgaTTTTCCCGATTGATCAGTTTCCGGTCCAATTTTTAATCAGTTTTCCATATACACAAACCcactgaatatttcttcaagTCAAACGCATTTCACATTCAAAATTATTTCCTGATtatattttgaccaaaaagtcaacagagttgactttggtcaaagcccTAGTCTGAAAACTTTGAATTTGAGGATTGCATCTTTTAATCGGAGCTTTGAATTGGAGAGGATAAAACCCCGATTTTCAGAACAATACCAGTGGGAATGATTCCATAAAAACAGACTTTAAATCTTCTCTTTTTGATCAAGAATTTCTTCAGcagaagctcttttcttatcaattctgaatagtaaccatgatatggatgaatgtaatggatgaatggcctagatgaggtatgcacatgagtgtgatatgaaagccaattAGGTATAAATAAGTggccaaattttggggtgcaacagctgcccctattcaatcttcttgaacctgaatgtacgaacgacacaagttctggacatgagaggtgtaagtggattgaatacccaaaagtaccatcaaaatttgcattctgtggtacGGCAAAGAGTGTTGAATGTTATCAAGAGATACCAACTGAAGGTGGATCTTAaatagattgctaaccttagttagactttgaacaaAAGAGACGTAGACGTGGGACGACtctaaaaggaagaaaccagccgtagggtaatctaccaaactgctaaccttagttagacttcaaaaagagacacagtcgtaaggtgactcaacaaggatgaaaccagccgtaggggaatccgatcctgattgctaaccttagttagacttcaaaaagagacacagccgtagggtgactcaataaggatgaaaccagccgtaggggaatccgatcctgattgctaaccttagttagacttcaaaaagagacaaagccgtagggtgactcaacaaggatgaaaccagccgtaggggaatccgatcctgattgctaaccttagttagacttcaaaaagagacacagtcgtagggtgactcaacaaggatgaaaccagccgtaggggaatccgatcctgattgctaaccttagttagacttgaaaaagagacgtagccgtgggacgactctagatctgaaaaggtatgccaataatcattggactttattgAGGAGGACTAGTAATGACTAGACTCTATGGGGATGTTAATAACACTGAatttgaaggcgatgccaataaccattgggcttgactgaaagaaaggctagtgacaactagaatcaatcaggggatgccagtaaatactgggctttcaagaagatattgatgcttgcgaagcataagaattacatggatccctcaggccaaaggcggggtgtaacccttcaagggtggcaatcacttgaa from Vicia villosa cultivar HV-30 ecotype Madison, WI linkage group LG4, Vvil1.0, whole genome shotgun sequence encodes the following:
- the LOC131597752 gene encoding uncharacterized protein LOC131597752, which codes for MSSTQDFWAKSFWRNSDIGYSYSNSIVLSGGLITLWKEGSMEVEFSFKGEGYLGIKVLFKEFIYYIVNVYSPCCLRKKKFLWERLLDLKETFSDGEWLMGGDFNAIKHRSERKGRSMFVNDSESSLFADFIGEYGLVDVPCKGKKFSWYSGDGRSMSRIDRFILSDVIVNRWNVIGQLIGDRDISDHCPIWLVLDGNNWGPKPFKFNNEWFSFNSFIPFVEKKWREMVVEGRGDFFLKEKLRILIDRLRWWNKVVFGKVDLEVEDKVRLINEGDVCLEQENGDFDSIVFFNRKEATKSFWMNLRIKESMLALKSNVNIG